The Temnothorax longispinosus isolate EJ_2023e chromosome 7, Tlon_JGU_v1, whole genome shotgun sequence genome contains a region encoding:
- the Mi-2 gene encoding chromodomain-helicase-DNA-binding protein Mi-2 homolog isoform X4, with amino-acid sequence MEETGGQISTVGQQVDGSSDAEESQRLEEDDDYEPEERKKKKGKKRKARSEDKKGKKKKKKKKSDSGDESDFGGGGGEAGDAAGEDSDYAVNRKSRKSSSRKSSSHNTPTTQSQEPTTGMPTIEEVCNTFGLTDVQIDYSDADFQNLTTYKLFQQHVRPLLAKENPKVPMSKLMMLVAAKWRDFSELNPHTQPDADVSSTNVDDDSRNARTNRSGAIQEAEDEEEDDEDSDRKRKSRGSRAKKGKKASKVPTLKIKLGKRKRGSSDEEAEGSAAGSAADSDMEFEQMLADAEETPGAEGNKGNVEESGVEPPAEPPVRRKAKTKIGNKTKKKKKTKTTSKFPDGEEGLQTDHQDYCEVCQQGGEIILCDTCPRAYHLVCLEPEMEETPEGKWSCAHCEGEGIAGAAEDDDEHMEFCRVCKDGGELLCCDSCTSAYHTHCLNPPLSEIPDGDWKCPRCSCPPLRGRVAKILTWRWKECSDTPSEEPSTSKAAPKQRKMREFFVKWADMSYWHCDWITELQLDVFHPLMYRNYYRKYDMDEPPKLEEPLDESDSRVKRLKEQDGATNRDNYNLEERFYRYGVRPEWLVVHRVINHRLQRDGRATYLVKWRELGYDQATWEDEHEDIPGLKQAIEYYLDLRAANCCDVSTSRKGKKGKGKKSKTRELIDDEERTPKRYTPPPDKPTTDLKKKYERQPEYLDQTGMQLHHYQLEGLNWLRYSWGQGIDTILADEMGLGKTIQTITFLYSLYKEGHCKGPFLVSVPLSTIINWEREFETWAPDFYCVTYVGDKDSRIVIRENELSFEEGAVRSGRASKIRSSSIKFNVLLTSYELISIDSACLGSIDWAVLVVDEAHRLKSNQSKFFRLLASYNIAYKLLLTGTPLQNNLEELFHLLNFLCRDKFNDLAAFQNEFADISKEEQVKKLHEMLGPHMLRRLKADVLKNMPSKSEFIVRVELSPMQKKYYKYILTRNFEALNPKGGGQQVSLLNIMMDLKKCCNHPYLFPAASQEAPTGPNGSYETSALIKAAGKLVLLSKMLKKLRDDGHRVLIFSQMTKMLDILEDYLEGEGYKYERIDGNITGAQRQEAIDRFNAPGAQQFVFLLSTRAGGLGINLATADTVIIYDSDWNPHNDIQAFSRAHRIGQANKVMIYRFVTRNSVEERVTQVAKRKMMLTHLVVRPGMGGKGANFSKQELDDILRFGTEELFKEEEGKEDEAIHYDDKAVAELLDRSKEGIEQKENWANEYLSSFKVASYVTKEGETEEEADTEIIKQEAENTDPAYWIKLLRHHYEQQQEDIARTLGKGKRVRKQVNYTDGGVTGDQGARDDQPWQENLSDYNSDFSAPSDDDKEDDDFDEKGDGDLLSRRSRRRLERRDEKDRPLPPLLARVNGNIEVLGFNARQRKAFLNAIMRYGMPPQDAFNSQWLVRDLRGKSEKNFKAYVSLFMRHLCEPGADNAETFADGVPREGLSRQHVLTRIGVMSLIRKKVQEFEHINGYYSMPEMIRKPVEPVKVGEGVGDAATGTSSTSATPATSNAPSPSPAATPTPTSTSTNNETNKANSDSSEVKEIKDESKDKETGDAKDSKEDPKSSKEDEEVSSEKDKEKEDSKKEEKDVEMETVDKEKDKSDIKDEKAVAKHDDKVENSENKKAEPEEDVVIVKDDEEEAEKRDEKDNKEKDVKDSDPEVMKPKRKFMFNIADGGFTELHTLWLNEEKAAVPGREYDIWHRRHDYWLLAGIVTHGYGRWQDIQNDIRFAIINEPFKMDMGKGNFLEIKNKFLARRFKLLEQALVIEEQLRRAAYLNLTQDPNHPAMSLNARFAEVECLAESHQHLSKESLAGNKPANAVLHKVLNQLEELLSDMKSDVSRLPATLARIPPVAQRLQMSERSILSRLAATAPGGTSSQTGQAALLAQQFPAGFSGGQLPASFAGAVNFGNFRPQYSVPGQPPQGFTA; translated from the exons ATGGAAGAGACTGGAGGGCAGATATCGACTGTTGGCCAGCAAGTAGATGGGTCATCTGATGCGGAGGAATCTCAAAGACTA GAAGAAGATGACGATTACGAGCCAGAAGagcgaaagaagaagaagggaaAGAAGCGGAAAGCACGTAGCGAAGATAAAAaggggaagaaaaagaagaaaaagaaaaaatctgATTCTGGGGAT GAGAGTGATTtcggcggtggtggcggtgAAGCGGGTGACGCGGCTGGCGAGGATAGCGACTACGCGGTCAACAGAAAGAGCAGAAAATCGTCGTCTAGAAAATCCTCCAGCCATAATACACCAACCACTCAGAGCCAGGAACCTACGACAGGCATGCCCACGATTGAAGAAGTGTGCAATACATTTGGCTTAACAGACGTACAAATTGATTATTCCGACGCTGATTTCCAGAACTTAACGACGTACAAGCTATTCCAACAACACGTCAGACCGCTTTTGGCGAAAGAAAATCCAAAA gtTCCAATGTCAAAACTTATGATGTTGGTGGCAGCCAAGTGGCGCGATTTCTCCGAATTAAATCCACATACGCAGCCAGACGCGGATGTTTCATCCACGAATGTAGATGATGACAGTAGAAATGCTAGAACAAATCGAAGTGGTGCTATACAAGAAGCCGAAGACGAGGAGGAAGACGATGAGGACAGtgacagaaagagaaaatcgCGAGGTTCAAGAGCGAAGAAAGGGAAAAAGGCGTCGAAAGTACCAACGCTTAAAATTAAGCTTGGAAAACGTAAAAGAGGCAGTTCG gaCGAGGAAGCGGAAGGTAGTGCTGCTGGTTCTGCGGCGGACTCAGATATGGAGTTCGAGCAAATGTTGGCTGACGCGGAGGAAACTCCTGGTGCTGAGGGTAACAAAGGCAACGTAGAAGAGAGTGGGGTAGAACCACCAGCTGAGCCGCCGGTTCGCAGAAAGGCGAAAACCAAAATCGGCAACAAAaccaagaaaaagaagaagacaaaAACAACTTCCAAGTTCCCGGATGGAGAGGAAGGTCTCCAG ACTGACCACCAGGATTACTGTGAAGTATGTCAACAAGGCGGCGAGATTATATTGTGCGACACATGTCCCAGAGCATACCATTTAGTATGCTTAGAGCCCGAAATGGAGGAAACACCCGAAGGAAAATGGAGTTGTGCTCATTGCGAAGGAGAAGGTATTGCAG GCGCAGCGGAAGATGACGATGAACATATGGAATTCTGTAGAGTGTGCAAGGATGGCGGAGAATTACTGTGCTGCGACAGTTGCACAAGCGCGTATCACACGCATTGTCTAAATCCTCCTCTATCGGAGATTCCTGATGGCGATTGGAAGTGTCCTAGATGCTCTTGCCCACCATTAAGAGGAAGAG tgGCAAAGATATTAACCTGGAGATGGAAAGAGTGCTCAGATACTCCATCGGAGGAACCTTCCACAAGCAAGGCTGCACCTAAGCAAAGGAAAATGCGTGAATTCTTTGTTAAGTGGGCAGATATGTCTTACTGGCATTGCGATTGGATAACAGAACTGCAACTTGACGTTTTTCATCCTCTTATGTACAG GAATTATTATCGTAAGTATGATATGGATGAACCACCAAAGTTGGAGGAACCATTGGATGAAAGCGATTCTCGTGTGAAACGTTTGAAAGAGCAAGACGGTGCCACCAACAGAGACAATTATAATTTGGAGGAACGTTTCTATCGTTATGGTGTGCGTCCAGAGTGGCTGGTGGTTCACAGGGTGATTAATCATCGATTGCAAAGAGATGGCAGGGCCACGTATCTTGTGAAGTGGAGAGAACTCGGTTACGATCAAGCGACATGGGAAGACGAACACGAGGATATCCCTGGTTTGAAACAGGCTATAGAATATTACTTAGATCTCAGAGCCGCGAACTGTTGTGATGTTAGTACGTCGCGTAAAGGGAAAAAAG GTAAAGGCAAGAAATCGAAAACACGCGAGTTGATTGACGACGAGGAGAGGACTCCGAAACGATACACGCCGCCGCCGGATAAACCTACGACGGATctcaaaaagaaatatgagaGACAGCCGGAATATTTGGATCAGACCGGAATGCAATTGCATCATTATCAGTTAGAG ggTTTAAATTGGTTGAGATACTCATGGGGCCAAGGCATAGATACGATTTTAGCCGACGAGATGGGTCTGGGAAAGACCATTCAGACTATAACATTCTTATATTCTTTGTACAAAGAAGGCCATTGCAAAGGGCCCTTTTTGGTCTCCGTTCCCTTGTCTACCATCATCAATTGGGAACGTGAATTCGAGACTTGGGCACCTGACTTTTATTGTGTTACTTATGTGG GTGACAAAGATAGCCGTATTGTGATTCGTGAAAACGAATTGTCATTCGAAGAAGGTGCCGTGCGTAGCGGACGCGCCTCTAAAATCCGATCATCCTCGATTAAGTTTAATGTCTTACTTACAAGTTATGAACTTATCTCGATAGATTCGGCATGTTTAGGCTCTATTGATTGGGCCGTTTTAGTCGTAGACGAAGCTCACAGATTGAAGTCTAATCAATCGAAATTCTTTAGATTACTAGCTTCTTACAATATTGCATACAAACTTTTGCTAACTGGTACtccattacaaaataatttggaGGAACTGTTCCACTTGTTGAATTTCTTATGTCGCGACAAATTCAACGATCTGGCAGCGTTCCAAAACGAATTTGCGGATATTTCAAAGGAAGAGCAAGTTAAGAAGCTGCACGAAATGCTTGGTCCGCATATGTTGAGGAGATTAAAAGCTGATGTATTGAAG AACATGCCTAGCAAGTCTGAATTTATTGTACGTGTCGAATTATCGCCAATGCagaagaaatattacaaatacatattAACGAGGAACTTCGAAGCTCTCAATCCGAAAGGAGGTGGTCAGCAAGTGTCgttgttaaatataatgatgGATCTCAAGAAATGCTGCAATCACCCGTACTTGTTCCCCGCCGCGTCGCAAGAAGCACCGACTGGACCAAACGGAAGTTATGAGACATCAGCTTTAATTAAAGCAGCAGGAAAATTGGTTCTGTTGAGTAAAATGCTCAAGAAACTGCGAGACGACGGACATCGAGTTCTCATATTTTCTCAAATGACCAAGATGTTAGATATCCTCGAAGATTATTTGGAGGGTGAGGGATACAAATATGAAAGAATAGACGGCAATATAACGGGTGCGCAGCGTCAAGAAGCTATCGATAGATTTAACGCTCCTG gtGCACAACAATTCGTCTTTTTGCTTTCTACGCGTGCTGGTGGTTTAGGTATTAACTTAGCAACGGCAGATACTGTGATTATTTACGATTCCGATTGGAATCCACACAACGACATTCAAGCGTTCAGCAGAGCTCATAGGATAGGTCAGGCCAACAAAGTTATGATCTACCGATTCGTCACCCGTAATTCTGTGGAAGAAAGAGTAACGCAAGTAGCTAAGCGTAAAATGATGCTCACTCATTTGGTTGTGCGACCAGGCATGGGTGGCAAGGGCGCCAACTTCAGTAAACAAGAGCTTGATGATATTTTACGTTTTG gtaCGGAGGAATTGTTCAAGGAAGAAGAGGGCAAGGAAGACGAAGCTATACATTACGACGACAAAGCTGTCGCCGAATTATTGGACCGAAGTAAGGAGGGTATTGAGCAGAAGGAAAACTGGGCTAACGAGTACTTAAGTTCCTTCAAGGTTGCTTCATACGTAACAAAGGAAGGTGAAACAGAGGAAGAAGCAGATACAGAGATAATTAAACAAGAAGCGGAAAATACAGATCCGGCGTATTGGATCAAATTGCTTAGACATCATTACGAGCAACAACAGGAAGATATCGCTAGAACACTTGGAAAAG GCAAACGAGTACGAAAACAAGTTAATTACACGGATGGAGGTGTAACCGGCGACCAAGGCGCAAGAGATGATCAGCCGTGGCAGGAGAATCTGTCGGATTATAATAGCGATTTTAGCGCGCCCAGTGACGATGACAAGGAGGACGATGATTTCGATGAAAAAGGTGACGGGGATTTGTTGTCTCGCAGAAGCAGACGAAGACTGGAGAGACGTGATGAAAAAGATAGACCTCTGCCACCTCTACTTGCCAGAgtaaatggaaatattgag GTACTAGGTTTTAATGCCAGACAACGGAAAGCATTCCTCAACGCAATTATGCGTTATGGAATGCCACCTCAAGACGCTTTCAACTCTCAATG GTTGGTGCGCGATCTGCGTGGCAAGTCCGAAAAGAATTTCAAAGCCTACGTTTCCCTCTTCATGCGACACCTCTGCGAACCAGGCGCTGATAATGCGGAAACATTTGCGGATGGTGTCCCAAGAGAAGGTCTTAGTCGACAGCATGTATTAACTAGAATCGGCGTCATGTCCTTGATTAGGAAGAAG GTACAGGAATTTGAACACATCAACGGCTATTATTCAATGCCGGAAATGATACGCAAACCAGTAGAACCCGTCAAGGTTGGAGAGGGAGTTGGAGATGCAGCGACTGGCACTAGTAGCACTAGTGCTACCCCAGCTACTTCAAATGCTCCTAGCCCTAGTCCTGCTGCCACACCAACTCCGACTTCTACCTCTACGAACAACGAGACTAATAAAGCGAATTCTGATTCATCTGAAGTTAAAGAAATTAAGGATGAATCAAAGGATAAagag ACTGGCGATGCGAAAGATTCAAAGGAAGATCCAAAGAGTTCTAAAGAGGATGAGGAAGTGAGTTCCGAGAAAGACAAGGAGAAGGAGGACTctaaaaaggaagagaaagacgTTGAAATGGAGACCGTAGACAAGGAGAAGGACAAATCCGATATAAAGGACGAGAAAGCTGTAGCGAAGCATGATGATAAAGTGGAGAATAGCGAGAATAAGAAAGCTGAACCAGAAGAAGATGTTGTTATCGTTAAAGATGACGAAGAAGAAGCGGAGAAGCGAGAC GAAAAGgataacaaagaaaaggaTGTCAAGGACTCTGATCCCGAAGTGATGAAGCCAAAACGCAAATTCATGTTTAACATAGCCGATGGTGGTTTCACGGAGTTGCATACGCTTTGGCTGAATGAAGAAAAGGCTGCAGTACCGGGCCGCGAATATGATATTTGGCATCGCAGACACGATTATTGGCTCTTGGCTGGTATTGTCACGCATGGTTATGGACGCTGGCAAGACATCCAAAATGATATTCG TTTTGCAATTATCAACGAACCATTCAAGATGGATATGGGAAAAGGCAACTTTTTggagataaagaataaattcttGGCAAGACGTTTTAAGCTCTTGGAACAAGCTTTGGTGATTGAAGAACAGTTAAGACGGGCTGCCTACTTGAATCTCACCCAGGATCCCAATCATCCTGCCATGAGTCTTAATGCGCGATTCGCCGAGGTTGAATGTCTTGCCGAATCCCATCAGCATCTTAGCAAGGAGAGTCTTGCTGGAAATAAACCGGCGAATGCGGTGTTACATAAG GTGTTAAATCAATTGGAAGAGTTGTTGTCTGATATGAAATCAGACGTGAGTCGATTGCCAGCAACTCTTGCCCGCATCCCACCAGTCGCTCAGAGACTCCAGATGTCGGAGAGGTCAATATTGAGTCGTCTAGCAGCCACGGCACCCGGTGGTACAAGTTCTCAGACTGGACAGGCTGCGTTATTGGCACAGCAGTTCCCGGCCGGTTTCTCCGGAGGACAATTGCCAGCTAGTTTCGCGGGCGCTGTTAATTTCGGGAATTTTAGACCACAATACTCAGTTCCGGGACAACCACCGCAAGGTTTTACAG cctGA